The following are from one region of the Lentimicrobiaceae bacterium genome:
- a CDS encoding tetratricopeptide repeat protein, whose translation MAGSFKYIKTEKLKTGQVHLYLPGNLSISAEKFTIGLLLFFTFLIYSGALSNQFLIGWDDGEYLSNQVVSGNGPIQTAAIFSDFHLGMYQPLAVLSFAMNYKMAGDTAWPYILTNILLHLINTLLVYKLMKRWMKGVIPATVVALLFAIHPMHVEAVAWISTRSSGLYSFFFLSGLLAWDKYLDEGFKNKYYMLSLGFALLSLFSKSMAVSFPLILLLMDFYKGRKFSFRIIFEKIPFLIFSLIFGLIAIKAASSFGHITVLEHDYNWIERIFLVIYGISFYLIKSVIPTNLSAIYAFPEIVNGNLPNYVYSAAIVPLGLIAAVWFSGKNRREFITGILFFLASIAIVLPLFWSRIFITADRYSYIPYIGLFMIAGRLVSNIYDLKESIERNNRKMLIVSLLLITGLLSVATFKRVKTWKDTPTLLTDVIEKRRSDADMAHGYFYLANYYDAANRAEEALKYYDLALSRNQRYLLALNNRGILKAKAGNPLSAIHDFNDALKIKSDYAEAYYNRGVAYYQTGKSDLACEDWTMAYKLKFKPAGDAITQYCHKNIMPDFGKTEPGRPSL comes from the coding sequence ATGGCTGGCTCGTTCAAGTATATCAAAACAGAGAAATTAAAAACCGGACAAGTACACCTATACTTGCCAGGAAATCTAAGTATTTCGGCTGAGAAATTTACTATCGGATTACTTTTGTTTTTCACTTTTCTGATTTATTCAGGCGCATTGTCGAATCAATTTCTGATTGGGTGGGACGATGGAGAATACTTGTCAAACCAGGTTGTAAGCGGCAACGGCCCTATTCAGACAGCTGCCATATTTTCAGATTTTCATCTGGGAATGTACCAGCCCCTGGCTGTATTAAGTTTTGCCATGAATTACAAAATGGCTGGAGATACAGCATGGCCTTACATCTTAACCAATATCCTTCTGCATCTTATAAATACATTGCTGGTTTATAAGCTTATGAAGCGTTGGATGAAGGGAGTTATTCCTGCCACAGTTGTTGCGCTTTTATTCGCTATTCACCCCATGCATGTTGAGGCTGTAGCCTGGATATCAACCAGAAGTTCAGGACTTTATTCCTTTTTTTTCCTGTCAGGCCTGTTGGCATGGGATAAATATTTGGACGAAGGTTTTAAAAACAAATACTATATGCTGTCATTAGGGTTTGCACTTTTGTCGCTATTCTCTAAATCAATGGCTGTTAGCTTTCCGCTGATTTTACTTTTGATGGATTTTTATAAAGGCCGTAAATTCAGTTTCAGAATAATATTTGAAAAAATACCCTTCCTGATTTTTTCACTCATTTTTGGCTTAATTGCTATAAAGGCAGCATCTTCATTTGGTCATATTACCGTACTGGAGCATGATTACAATTGGATTGAGCGCATTTTTCTGGTGATTTATGGCATTTCGTTTTACCTTATCAAATCAGTTATTCCAACCAATTTATCAGCCATTTATGCATTTCCTGAAATAGTAAATGGGAATCTCCCAAACTATGTTTACAGTGCCGCAATTGTACCGTTGGGGTTAATCGCTGCCGTGTGGTTTTCAGGCAAAAACCGCAGAGAATTCATTACAGGCATTTTATTTTTTCTGGCAAGCATTGCCATAGTTTTGCCACTTTTCTGGTCGCGAATATTTATTACAGCCGATCGGTACTCCTACATTCCATATATTGGTTTGTTTATGATTGCCGGACGTTTAGTAAGCAACATTTATGATTTGAAAGAAAGCATTGAACGAAACAACCGTAAGATGCTGATTGTATCATTGTTGCTTATAACGGGCCTGCTAAGTGTGGCTACTTTCAAGCGTGTCAAAACATGGAAAGACACACCCACATTACTTACTGATGTTATAGAAAAGCGCCGGTCAGATGCCGATATGGCTCATGGATATTTTTATCTGGCCAACTACTACGACGCAGCCAATCGTGCTGAAGAAGCCCTGAAATACTACGATCTTGCACTCAGCCGCAACCAGCGCTATCTGCTGGCACTCAACAACCGCGGCATTCTTAAAGCAAAAGCCGGTAATCCTTTAAGTGCCATACACGATTTCAATGATGCACTAAAGATAAAGTCTGATTATGCCGAAGCTTATTACAACCGGGGTGTAGCCTATTACCAGACTGGTAAATCAGATTTAGCCTGTGAAGACTGGACTATGGCCTACAAACTAAAATTTAAACCTGCCGGTGATGCCATTACGCAATATTGTCATAAAAATATAATGCCTGATTTCGGAAAAACTGAACCCGGCAGACCATCACTCTAA
- a CDS encoding insulinase family protein, translating to MQYLFHTLPNGIRIVHRHSDMLVGHMAVMINTGSRDENPGEEGLAHFIEHVIFKGTTKRRLHQVLGHLENIGADLNAYTTKEETCIHASFLNTFYPRAIDLFADILFNSTFPEKEIAKEKDVVLDEINSYKDSPSELIFDEFEEMLFSGHPLGRSILGSPSSVKRISRKRIISFLSNHYHTDQIVISSVGNIPFKRLIKLITASFGQVPENLRTQPRVNFSPLPAQQIVQPRRVFQTHCILGNHAFSYADSRRTALALLNNMLGGPAMNSRLSMALRERNGIAYNIESVYTPYAETGSFMVYLGIDNGSLDKAVAIVHKELKKFKDKSLGVLQLHTARQQFIGQLAISFESNLNDALSMAKSVLVYDTVDTHDVLISKINAISAAQLQEVACAIFDTNQLSMLVYQKRK from the coding sequence ATGCAATATCTATTTCATACTCTTCCCAATGGCATACGAATCGTTCATCGTCATTCCGACATGTTGGTCGGGCATATGGCCGTAATGATCAATACTGGATCCCGGGATGAAAACCCAGGAGAAGAGGGACTGGCTCATTTTATTGAGCATGTGATTTTTAAAGGTACCACCAAGCGCCGGCTTCATCAGGTATTGGGCCATCTCGAAAATATTGGTGCAGACCTCAATGCTTATACTACCAAGGAAGAAACATGCATTCATGCTTCTTTTCTCAATACTTTTTACCCGCGTGCCATTGACCTTTTTGCCGATATTCTTTTCAATTCTACATTTCCTGAAAAAGAAATTGCCAAAGAAAAGGATGTGGTACTCGACGAAATTAATTCCTATAAAGATTCACCTTCAGAATTGATTTTTGATGAGTTTGAGGAAATGCTATTCAGTGGCCACCCGCTGGGGCGTTCAATTCTGGGCTCCCCCTCTTCAGTGAAACGAATCAGCCGCAAACGCATTATCTCATTCCTGTCCAATCATTACCACACCGACCAGATTGTAATCAGTTCAGTAGGCAATATTCCTTTCAAACGTCTGATTAAACTTATAACAGCTTCATTCGGGCAGGTTCCTGAAAATCTCCGGACACAACCACGGGTTAATTTTTCCCCCTTGCCGGCACAGCAGATTGTTCAGCCCCGGCGGGTGTTTCAAACCCATTGCATTCTGGGAAACCATGCCTTTAGTTATGCCGATTCACGGCGTACGGCATTGGCTTTGTTAAACAATATGCTGGGTGGCCCGGCCATGAACTCGAGGCTGAGTATGGCCCTGCGTGAGCGCAACGGTATTGCCTATAATATTGAATCAGTTTATACGCCCTATGCTGAAACAGGTTCTTTTATGGTATATCTGGGAATTGATAATGGATCGCTTGACAAGGCAGTGGCTATTGTGCACAAGGAATTAAAGAAATTTAAAGATAAAAGCTTGGGCGTGCTTCAGTTACATACTGCCAGACAACAGTTTATTGGGCAATTGGCTATTTCATTTGAGTCAAACCTGAATGATGCTCTTTCAATGGCCAAAAGTGTGCTCGTTTACGATACAGTCGATACTCATGATGTACTGATTTCAAAAATCAACGCAATTTCAGCCGCTCAGCTTCAGGAGGTCGCTTGTGCAATTTTCGATACCAATCAACTGAGTATGCTGGTGTATCAAAAACGAAAATGA
- a CDS encoding O-methyltransferase: protein MKELFERPQYQTTTPAYEQYAVEHTSPETDLMQQLIRETHLAVTTPGMLSGLLQGRLLQMLSHMIQPELILEVGTFTGYSAIYLASGLAPGGKLHTVDNNPEVAHIAKKYISESGYEDRIVTHQGDAMQVIPTLQGPFDLVFIDADKENYLNYYLTVLPMVRKGGFILTDNVLWYGKVLNENALTDKETRGIVAFNSFIKEDTSVEHLLLPVRDGLMMVRKK from the coding sequence ATGAAAGAACTTTTTGAACGTCCGCAGTATCAGACAACTACGCCTGCTTACGAACAGTATGCTGTTGAGCATACATCTCCTGAAACGGATTTAATGCAGCAACTGATACGCGAAACCCATCTTGCGGTGACTACACCCGGTATGCTGTCAGGGCTTTTGCAGGGAAGGTTACTTCAAATGTTGAGTCATATGATTCAGCCTGAATTGATTCTTGAAGTTGGGACTTTTACGGGTTATTCGGCCATTTATCTGGCCTCAGGACTTGCTCCGGGCGGAAAACTGCATACCGTTGATAACAATCCTGAAGTTGCTCATATAGCAAAAAAATACATCAGCGAATCAGGTTATGAAGACCGAATTGTTACTCATCAGGGAGATGCCATGCAAGTAATACCAACTCTTCAAGGTCCTTTTGACCTGGTTTTCATTGATGCCGATAAAGAAAACTACTTAAATTATTACCTCACTGTTTTGCCAATGGTGCGTAAGGGCGGTTTTATTCTGACTGATAATGTTCTTTGGTATGGCAAGGTGTTGAATGAAAATGCCCTTACAGATAAAGAAACCCGTGGAATAGTTGCTTTTAACAGTTTTATAAAGGAAGATACATCAGTTGAGCACCTTCTGCTTCCGGTAAGAGATGGCTTGATGATGGTCAGGAAAAAGTAA
- a CDS encoding universal stress protein: MESKKIIVPVDFTPASDQAILQAISIAQKSMCSIRLLHLLENNTQGDIDETPLAIEDKLNVLAKSIASHGIDSDFILKEGSIFDEIPLIANSRENFILVIGTHGVKGLRQKLFGADILKLVRKISIPCLIVQEQCQNHHFSPIVFPVGGHKNFDILIKSTADLAKLYKAEVHIYSVALKGEAISDEIKENIALAEKIFTENSISFKRVIDDLRVISIGFARQTAEYAKETGAGLISIMSVKSEEHYYLAQADKETLINNLSAIPVLCHSGLKNI; the protein is encoded by the coding sequence ATGGAATCGAAAAAAATTATAGTACCTGTAGATTTTACCCCAGCTTCAGATCAAGCAATTTTACAGGCCATAAGCATCGCTCAAAAGTCAATGTGTTCAATCCGGCTATTACACCTCCTCGAAAACAACACGCAGGGGGATATAGATGAAACCCCGCTGGCAATTGAAGACAAATTGAATGTTTTAGCGAAAAGCATTGCCTCTCATGGAATTGACAGCGACTTTATCTTAAAGGAGGGAAGCATTTTTGATGAAATTCCTTTGATTGCCAATTCCAGAGAGAATTTTATTTTGGTCATCGGCACACATGGTGTCAAAGGCCTCAGGCAAAAATTATTTGGAGCTGACATTCTCAAACTCGTACGAAAAATCTCTATTCCCTGCCTGATTGTGCAGGAACAATGCCAAAATCACCACTTTAGTCCAATAGTTTTTCCGGTTGGAGGGCACAAAAACTTTGACATTCTCATCAAATCCACTGCTGACTTGGCCAAGCTCTATAAAGCCGAAGTGCACATTTATTCGGTCGCATTAAAAGGTGAAGCCATTTCTGATGAAATAAAGGAAAACATTGCTTTAGCAGAGAAAATTTTTACTGAAAACTCCATCTCTTTCAAACGCGTTATTGATGACCTTCGAGTAATTTCAATCGGGTTTGCCCGCCAAACGGCGGAATATGCAAAAGAAACCGGCGCTGGTCTTATCTCAATTATGTCAGTTAAATCAGAAGAACACTACTATCTGGCTCAGGCCGACAAAGAAACCCTGATTAACAACCTTTCAGCCATTCCGGTTTTATGTCACAGCGGGTTAAAAAACATCTGA
- the purE gene encoding 5-(carboxyamino)imidazole ribonucleotide mutase, with protein MTPKVSIIMGSTSDLPVMKEAAEILNEFKIPFEINALSAHRTPDEVEAFSKSAHKKGIRVIIAGAGMAAHLAGVIAAMTAVPVIAVPIKASLDGLDSLLAMVQMPPGIPVATVAINGARNAGILAVQMLATGDEELYNKLLSFKEELKTKIVKANEELSTVKYEFRV; from the coding sequence ATGACACCAAAAGTAAGTATTATTATGGGCAGCACTTCTGACCTACCGGTAATGAAAGAGGCTGCTGAGATTCTGAACGAATTTAAAATTCCATTCGAAATCAATGCATTATCGGCACACCGGACGCCTGATGAAGTTGAAGCTTTCAGCAAATCAGCCCATAAAAAAGGCATCAGAGTTATTATTGCCGGAGCCGGTATGGCTGCACATCTGGCAGGAGTAATTGCTGCCATGACTGCAGTACCGGTAATTGCAGTACCAATCAAAGCTTCACTTGATGGTCTTGACTCCCTGCTGGCCATGGTACAAATGCCTCCCGGAATCCCGGTAGCCACCGTAGCTATCAATGGCGCCCGCAATGCAGGTATTCTGGCTGTTCAGATGCTGGCTACAGGCGATGAAGAGCTTTACAATAAACTCCTCAGCTTTAAAGAAGAGTTGAAGACCAAGATTGTTAAAGCCAATGAAGAGTTAAGTACTGTTAAATACGAATTCAGGGTCTGA
- the hpt gene encoding hypoxanthine phosphoribosyltransferase yields MKNRVKVKDKEFEVFIKAEDIDKAVAKVAQGINADLKGRVPLFLVVLNGAFMFASDLMKKVEIENNISFVKLSSYTGTRSSQVVNELIGLNEVVKGRTVVIIEDIIDTGLTMRRMLDILHNQEAADVKIATLFYKPEAFKSDYSIDYVGIEIQNDFILGYGLDYDGFARNLPDIYKIVE; encoded by the coding sequence ATGAAAAACAGAGTAAAAGTAAAAGACAAAGAATTTGAAGTATTTATCAAGGCAGAAGATATTGATAAAGCAGTGGCCAAAGTTGCCCAGGGAATAAATGCCGACCTTAAAGGCCGTGTGCCCCTTTTTCTTGTTGTTTTGAATGGTGCATTTATGTTTGCATCTGATTTGATGAAGAAAGTTGAAATTGAAAATAATATTTCATTTGTAAAACTTTCATCCTACACAGGAACACGAAGCTCTCAGGTGGTGAACGAACTTATCGGGCTGAACGAAGTTGTGAAAGGAAGAACAGTGGTTATTATTGAAGATATAATTGATACAGGCTTAACCATGCGCCGTATGCTCGATATTCTTCACAATCAGGAAGCTGCAGATGTAAAAATTGCAACGCTTTTTTATAAACCAGAAGCCTTTAAATCTGATTATAGTATTGATTATGTAGGTATTGAAATTCAAAATGATTTCATTTTGGGCTATGGCCTCGATTATGATGGCTTTGCCCGAAACCTGCCTGATATCTATAAAATTGTTGAATAG
- a CDS encoding adenylate kinase, with the protein MLNIALFGPPGAGKGTQSALLIEKYKLAYISTGDLLRQEIAEESELGKKAKDIIGRGQLVSDELIVQLIEKRIIMSNDTNGILFDGFPRTLVQAYILEGLLLKLNTSLACMLSLEVPREELITRLLERGKVSGRSDDTAEVIQFRLQEYENKTKPVAEFYRFRDKYIPIHGVGLIPEVFGRLTESINRTLQNVWFNLVLTGAPGSGKGTQGRLLAKKYDLYYISTGSLLRREIKAGSEIGLKVKDFMESGGLVSDEIVIQLIEREIQQHNTVKGFVFKGFPRTIVQAYILDGLLRRLDSSVSYCIELNASTLESIKRLSARAKTPQARLYDMNTDVIVHRLEEYTEKTMPVADFYSKQQKFSTIDAVGDQEHVFNRLCTKVEEAMRILR; encoded by the coding sequence ATGCTCAATATTGCACTTTTTGGCCCTCCTGGAGCCGGTAAAGGTACTCAGTCGGCGCTGTTGATCGAAAAATATAAACTTGCCTACATCTCTACCGGAGATTTGTTGCGTCAGGAAATTGCGGAGGAATCAGAGCTTGGTAAAAAGGCAAAAGATATTATTGGCCGTGGTCAGCTTGTTTCTGATGAGCTCATTGTGCAACTTATTGAGAAAAGAATTATTATGAGCAATGATACTAACGGGATTCTGTTCGACGGATTTCCGCGTACACTTGTTCAGGCATATATTCTTGAAGGACTTCTCTTGAAACTAAACACTTCGCTGGCTTGCATGTTGAGTCTTGAAGTGCCCCGCGAAGAGTTGATTACCCGTTTGCTTGAAAGAGGAAAAGTGTCGGGCCGCAGTGATGATACAGCTGAAGTTATTCAATTCAGGCTGCAGGAGTATGAAAATAAAACCAAACCAGTTGCTGAGTTTTATCGTTTTCGCGATAAATATATTCCCATTCATGGCGTTGGGTTAATTCCTGAAGTTTTCGGGAGATTGACAGAGTCTATTAACCGTACACTTCAGAATGTTTGGTTTAATCTTGTTCTCACAGGAGCTCCGGGCTCAGGTAAAGGTACTCAGGGCCGGCTTTTAGCTAAAAAATATGATCTCTATTATATCTCCACCGGTTCTTTACTGCGCCGTGAAATAAAAGCAGGGTCGGAAATCGGCTTGAAAGTGAAAGACTTTATGGAGAGTGGGGGGCTTGTTTCTGATGAAATCGTTATTCAGCTCATCGAACGCGAAATTCAACAGCATAACACGGTTAAGGGATTCGTTTTTAAAGGTTTCCCGCGTACAATTGTTCAGGCATATATTCTTGACGGACTGTTGAGAAGGCTTGACTCTTCTGTTTCTTATTGTATTGAATTAAATGCTTCAACCCTTGAATCGATAAAACGTTTAAGTGCGCGGGCAAAAACACCTCAGGCCCGGTTATACGATATGAATACCGATGTAATCGTGCACCGATTGGAGGAATATACTGAAAAAACAATGCCGGTCGCTGACTTTTACAGCAAGCAACAAAAGTTCTCAACCATTGATGCTGTTGGGGATCAGGAACACGTATTCAACAGGTTATGTACCAAGGTGGAAGAAGCTATGCGTATACTGAGGTAG
- the obgE gene encoding GTPase ObgE has translation MSSSNFVDYVKLNLRSGKGGAGSAHLLRTRGNAKGGPDGGDGGRGGHIIIRGNAQHWTLLHLKYTKHIKASDGVSGGNNRRTGAEGEDVYIDVPLGTVVKDPETMEQLAEITKDGETCIIVPGGRGGLGNDHFKSSTFQTPRFAQPGEPGMEVWRILELKVLADVGLVGFPNAGKSTLLSVVSAAKPEIADYPFTTLRPNLGIVAYRNDLSFVMADIPGIIEGASEGRGLGLRFLRHIERNSVLLFMIPSTSPNIRKEYQILLNELEQFNPELIDKARVLAITKCDLLPEEELKKLKKRKMPDIPVVFISSQTGLGVVQLKDEVWKALHGEF, from the coding sequence ATGTCATCATCAAATTTTGTAGATTACGTCAAATTGAACCTGCGTTCCGGTAAAGGAGGAGCCGGTTCTGCTCATCTTTTACGAACCCGGGGTAACGCTAAAGGCGGCCCTGACGGAGGCGACGGAGGAAGGGGAGGGCATATCATCATTAGAGGGAATGCCCAGCACTGGACTTTGCTCCATCTGAAATATACCAAACACATTAAAGCCAGCGATGGCGTTAGTGGAGGAAATAACAGACGAACCGGCGCAGAAGGGGAAGATGTCTATATTGATGTGCCTCTTGGAACTGTGGTTAAAGATCCGGAAACCATGGAGCAACTGGCCGAGATAACTAAGGATGGTGAAACATGTATCATTGTGCCGGGCGGCCGCGGCGGACTTGGTAATGATCATTTTAAATCTTCTACTTTTCAAACACCTCGTTTTGCCCAACCCGGCGAACCTGGTATGGAAGTCTGGCGTATTCTTGAATTAAAAGTTTTAGCAGATGTCGGACTTGTAGGCTTCCCTAATGCCGGAAAATCAACCCTCTTATCTGTAGTTTCTGCTGCAAAACCTGAAATCGCTGATTACCCATTTACTACACTCAGGCCAAATCTGGGCATCGTCGCTTATCGCAATGATCTTTCCTTTGTCATGGCTGATATTCCCGGTATTATTGAAGGCGCCTCTGAAGGACGTGGACTTGGCCTTAGATTCCTCCGCCATATTGAGCGTAATTCAGTTTTGTTGTTTATGATTCCTTCCACTTCTCCTAATATTCGCAAAGAATACCAAATCCTGTTAAACGAACTGGAACAGTTTAATCCTGAGTTGATTGATAAAGCAAGGGTGCTGGCGATAACTAAATGCGATTTACTGCCTGAAGAAGAGCTTAAAAAACTGAAAAAGAGAAAGATGCCTGATATTCCTGTGGTATTTATTTCTTCACAAACCGGGCTTGGGGTTGTTCAACTTAAAGATGAGGTCTGGAAAGCACTGCATGGTGAGTTCTAA